The Pseudomonas sp. PDM14 genomic interval CGAGCCCCTCTTGAGCCGCCGCCTGAGCGCGGCGATCAATGCCCGCCCCGGCGAATTGCTGCCGGCGCTGAGCGGCTTCGTGCTGTTCTTCTGCCTGTTCGCCGGCTACTTCATGCTGCGGCCGATCCGCGAGGCGATGGGCATCGCCGGCGGCGTCGACAACCTGCAGTGGCTGTTCACCGCCACCTTCGTGGTCATGCTGGTCGCCGTGCCGCTGTTCGCCTGGCTCAACTCCCACGTGCCGCGCATCCGCTACATCGACTGGGTGTACGGTTTCTTCTGCCTCAACCTGCTGGCCTTCGCCGCCGCCTTCGCCGTGCTTGACGACAGCGTGTGGCTGGCACGGGTGTTCTACGTGTGGATCTCGGTCTACAACCTGTTCGTCGTCTCGGTGGCCTGGAGTCTGATGGCCGACGTGTTCGACGCCCCGCAGGCCAAGCGCCTGTTCGCCTTCATCGCCGCCGGCGCCAGCGTCGGCGGCCTGGTCGGCCCGGCGCTCAGCGCGCTGCTGATCGACGTCATCGGCCAGGCCGGACTGACCGTGCTCGCCGCCCTGCTGCTGGCCCTCGCACTACTGCTCAAGCAGCACCTGATGAGCTGGCGCGCCATTGGCGGCGCCGGTCGGCCCGGTGCCGAGCAGGTGGAAAGCCCACGCCGCCCGGTGGCCGGCAACCCGTTCAGCGGCATGACCCAGGTGCTGCGCTCGCCCTACCTGCTGGGGATTTCCGCCTTCGTCGTGCTGCTCGCCACGGTCAGCACCTTCCTCTACTTCGAGCAGGCGCGACTGGTCGCCGAGCTGTTTCCCGACCGCGCCGAACAGGTGCGCGTATTCGGCCTGATCGACATCGCCGTGCAGGCCGGCGCGCTGCTCTCGCAACTGTTCATCAGCGGCCGCGTGGCCCAGCACCTGGGTGTGCGCAGCCTGCTGGCGGTGGTGCCGGCGCTGGTTTGCATCGGCTTCCTCGGCCTGGCCCTGGCGCCGACCTTCGCCATGCTCGCCGGGCTGATGATCGTGCGCCGCATCGGCGAATACGCCTTCGTCCGTCCGGGCAGGGAAATGCTCTTCGCACCGCTGGATGCGCAGAGCAAGTACAAGGCAAAGAACTTCATCGACACGGTGGTCTATCGCGGTGGCGATGCCGTCAGCGGCTGGGCCAAGAGCCTGCTCGACCTGCTCGGCCAGGGCGCGTTGTTGGTCGCTCTGATCGGCGCGGCATGCGCGGCGCTGTGGGGCGTGCTCGGCTGGCACCTGGGCAGCCACGCCGACCGCGTGGCACGCCGCGCATCAACGGATGACTCGTTGCGCTAGATCGACCGGCCTGCGGGAGTCGTGCCGCGCATCAGGGACAGATCATGCGCCCGCCATTGGCGCACTGATCCTGATCGTCCACCGCTGCGCTCTGCATGCGGACGGTGGCCTCGGACGTCACCACGTAACCACGGCGACTGCGGCAGACATCTGCGTAGTTGGCGCTGGTATTGCGCGATACATCGCGGAAACTCGCTGGCGCCTTGTTGCTGTTGGCACGATCGATGGATTTCGACGTGGTACTGAGCAGGTAGTCGACCATCGGCACGATCAGTTTCATGCAGTACTGCACGCGGATCTTCAACAGGTTGGCATCCTGGATCGATACCGGCATCTGCTGCATGGGCCGATACATGAGGTTGTCATTGGGGATCGCCTCGCCACCGACGCCATCACCGAGCGGATCATCATGGGCCTCGGCCCATGCGTTGAAGGCTGCGTTGTCCGGGCTGATGCGGGTGATCAGGACGTAGTTGTCGACCTCAGCGGCCGTATGCGCCAGACGCGCGTCCTCATCCTGATACTGGGAAAACATCGGGTACATGCCGCGCAGCAGTCCGCGCCGCATGTCGTCATATTGCGCGTTGTTCATCGCGCCAATTCGCGCGGCCTGGAAGGTGGCGTAGTTCAGGCCGTTCTTCGCCGAATAGATGAACGCCGCCTGCACCGCACCGAAGATCAGCAGAATCAGCACCGGAATGATGATGAGGAACTCCACCATCGCCTGTGCACTCTGAGCGCGCCATTTCATCTCAAGGCTCTCGTCCGGCGTCATGGCTGGGTTGGCCCATGACATCGAGCAGACGTTCGCCCAGTTGCAACGCCCGGTCGGCCTCAGGCTGCTGGGGGTTGAGCGTCCTCTGCATCTCGGCTGCGCTGAGCAGGGCCTCTCGCAACTGTACCTGCAGCAGGTTGTGCCAGGCCCGTGCGTGCTGCGGATCGCGCAGCAGCGCTTCCCGGTAGCTGCCAATGGCCCCCTGCACATCGCCCTGACGGGCGAGGCTGTTACCGAGCTGATAACGCACGCCGGCATCGCTGGGCATGGCCCTGGCCAGGCGCTGGTACTGGTCGCTGGCCTGCACATAGCGGCCACTGGCGTAGTCCTGGTTGGCCGAGTTCTGCAGGGCAACCAGGTTGGACTGCGGCAGCATGCCGGCGCAACCGGACAGCAGAAGGCTTGCGAGGGCGAGACTCAGGGTACGCATCTAAGATTGTCTCCGGGTTCTATGTGCAGGCGCCGGCACTCTCCGGCAGCCAGTTCGACCACACTGCGGGCGCGCCAGCAGATGCTGAAGCGCCAGGGTCGCAGATCATGCCGTATTTCCAGAATCCGCTGCTCGGCATCCAGGTACAGCACATCGATGGCAAAGCGCATGAAGCAACAATGCACCGAGTTGCAGGGGCTGATCCACAGGCCCTGACCGGCAGGCAGACCCCGTCGTCCGAGCAAACCTCGCAGGCGCGCCCAGGGCGTCGCTGCACGCTCGAGCTGCAAGGCCGTGGGCACACGCCCGGCAACCCGATGGGTCACCTGGGCATTCATGACTGCCCCATGAACTTGACCACGATAGGGAACAGCAGAATCACGAAGGTCAGCGGGAAGATGAACATGATCAGCGGAATGATCAGTTTCACCGGTGCCTGCATCGCCGTCTTCTCGGCACGCTGAAAGCGCTCTTCGAGGCGCTGCTGCGCCTGGATCTGCAAGGTAGTGCGCAGGCTGCTACCCATTTTCTCGGCCTGAATGACCGAGCGCACGAAGGTGGTCAGGTCCTTGAGGTTGACCCGTTCTTCCATCCGTTGCAGTGCTTCCGAGCGGGGCAGGCCCGAGCGGATGTCACGCAGCACGATACGGAACTCATTCTTCATCGCGCCGTCCGGCCCTTTGTCCACTGCCTGCTGCAGGGCACCCAGGAAGTTCAGGCCGGCGTCGACGCACATGGTCAGGTATTCGAGGAAGACCGGCAGGTTCCGAATGATGTCCCGGTCGCGGCGCTTGTGTGTGTCGCTGATCCACATCATCGGCAGCAGCGCACCCATCGCCATCATCACCAGCAGCACAGGCCAGATGATTCCGGACTTGCCGGTGGCCATCGGCACCGCGGCAACCAGCGGGAAGAGCAAGGCCAGGGTGATGCACAGGGCGAGGAAGTCCTCGGCGGTTAGCACGTAGAGCGCACCGGTCTTCTGCAGTTTCTGGTCGAGGCGGTCCATGTGCTGCGGTGGCACGCTGCTGCAGAAGAAGTGACTGACCAGACGCACCAGCGGCCAGATCGGGCGTACCCAGCTAGGCACCGGATCCATGTAGGCACGGTTCTCTTCCGGCAGCAGCGACAGCAGCCAGACAAATATCAGCAAAGTGCTGGTGACGGCCATACCGAGGCCGGCACTGCTGAGCAAGGCGAGCAGTTCAGTCATCGAAGGCTTGCCCCGTTTGGCGCGAGCTGCGGACTGCACACCATTGTTCGTCGTTCATCTGAAGTGGCAACTTTCTCTCCTCATGCCGAGCGCCGCATGAAACCGGCTCCGGCTCAGCAGTGGCGATATGGCAACTGCCCTATGCATCGATCCGGGTAATTCGCTGAATGGACAGGAAGCCCAGAACCTCCATCACCACCATCACGGTCAGCACCATCAGGCCGTTGCGGGTGGTGTAGAGCTGGCTCATGGCTTCGGGTTCGATGGCACTGAGGATGCCGGCGAGAAACACCGGCAGCAGCGCCATGAAGGTGCCCTGGGCGCGCCCCTGGGCGGTCAGGCTGTCGATCTTGCCTTCCATCACCCGCTTGCGCCGCAGCATGGCGGCCATGGTGTTGATGGTCTCCACTAGGTTGCCACCGACCTCACGGCTGATGCGGATCGCCGAACTGGCCATGATGAACGAGGGCATGGGGATGCGCTTCTCCAGCTTGAGCAGCGCATCTTCGAGGGTCACACCGAGGCGGATGTTCTTGATCAGCAGACCGAACTCCTGGGACAGCGGCGCGGGGGACTGCTGAACCACGTTTTCCAGCGCCATGGTCAGGCTCGCCCCGGACTGCAGGCTGCTGGAAAGCATCATGAAGGCATCGGGTAGCTGCTCCTCGAATTTCTTCAGGCGCTTCTTGCTCATCTGCTTGAAGACGAAACGTGGCACGAACAACGCTACCAGCGTGCCGGCGACCGTCACGACGAGAATCTGGAACAACGCATGCAGAAACAGCGGCACCAGCACCAGCAACATCAGGTTGAGGATGAACAGCTGCCGACCGTTAGCGAAGATGAACATATCGGCCATCTCGATCTCGGCATTGCGCGAGAACTGCTGCCGATAGAACGAGAAAAAATCCAACACCCGATCGGCGAACAGCAACGCGGTAATGCCCACGGCCGCGCCGAGTGCCGCCAGGCATGCCAGCAGCAGGATTTCATTCATAGGTCCGCCCCGCTGCGGAAGATATCGAGATTGACCGGTATGCCGCGCTTGGCCAGCGCCTCATAGAACTCGGGCACCTGGCCGGTGGCCTGGAAGTGACCCTTGACCCGGCCATTTTCATCGAAGCCGGTCTGCTGGAAACGGAAGATCTCGTTGAGCTGGATGGTGCTCTGCTCCATGCCGGTGATCTCACTGATGCTGGTGATCCGCCGTGAGCCATCGCCGAAGCGGGTCTGCTGAACGATCAGCTGCACCGCAGAAGCGATCTGCTCACGAATGGCCTGCACCGGCAGGTCCATGCCGGCCATCAACACCATTACCTCGAGACGCCGCAACATGTCGCGCGGGTTGTTGGCGTGGCCGGTGGTCAGCGAGCCATCGTGGCCGGTGTTCATCGCCTGCAGCATGTCCAGTGCCTCGCCACCACGGCACTCACCCACCACGATACGGTCCGGGCGCATACGCAGGCAGTTGCGTACCAGATCGCGGATGGTCACCTGCCCCTTGCCCTCCATGTTCGCCGGGCGCGCCTCCAGGGAAACCACGTGCGGCTGTACCAGCTTGAGCTCGGCAGCGTCTTCCACGGTGACCACCCGCTCCTCCACGGGAATGAAGTTGGAAAGAATGTTGAGCAGGGTTGTCTTGCCCGAACCGGTACCGCCGGAAACCACCACGTTCAGACGCTGTTCGACCGCGGTACGAAGGAACTCGACCATCGGCACATTGATGGTGCCAAAGCGCATCAGGTCGTCAGTGGTCAGCTTCTTCTCGGAGAACTTACGGATGGTCAGGCAGGGCCCGCGCAACGCCAACGGCGGGATGATGGCGTTGACCCGCGAGCCATCCTTCAGACGCGCATCGACCATCGGTGAGCTTTCGTCGATACGCCGCCCCAGCGGCGAGATGATCCGTTCGATGGTCGACAGTACTGCGGCATTGGAACTGAAGTTGATCGCGGTCTTCTCCAGTCGCCCGGCACGCTCGACATAGATATCGTCGTGGGCGTTGACCATGATTTCACTGACCGAGGAGTCGGTCAGCAGGTCTTCCAGCGGACCGAGACCGATGGCCTCGTCGAGAACGATCTTGCGCAGAATATCGGTATTCAACGCCGGCAAGCGCCCACCGACCTGCTGCAGGATCTCGTCGATCAGCCCGGACAGGGTCGTGCGGACCTGTTCATGATCCATGCTGTCGAGGTTCATTCGCCGCAGGTCGAGCGCGCGAAACAGCTCGCCCTGAATGAACTGCGCCCACTCCATGTAGGCATGGTGCAGGTTCGGCGTAGCCTCCACTGCCGCAACGCATTCCTCCGTTGTCAGCGGGGTCAGGCTTTCCGGCTCATCGCTTTGCTGTGGATGAAGGGCGCGCACCCGCACCAGATAGCCGCCGATGGCAATGGCATCCTCGGGGGCCAACGGGCCGTGCCGCGAAACGACCGCCTCGTTGACCCGCACTTCATAGCCACGACTGACATCTTCGACGAACAGGCCGGCCATGGAATGTTCGATACGTGCATGAATCGGCGCGACCTTCCAACCACGCAGGCGGATCAGCCCGCTGCGCGCCCGCCCCAGCTCGCAGAACGCACTGGTGCAGGTCAGCTTTTCCAGCGGTTTGCCGTCACGGTAGGTAACTTCGATCTCGAACATGGGGTCAGCCTCAGTCGATCAGCTCAATGGCATCGACGTCGCGTCGGTAGCGTTCGATCATTTTCTTCTGGCGATTGATTTCTTCAGCGTTCACCGAGTCCGGTGCGTCGGTCAGCAGGCGCGGCGTGATGAAAATCACCAGCTCCGTGCGGCTGCCCTTGAAGCTCTTGTTGCGGAACAGGGTTCCCAGGAACGGCAGGTCTTTCAGCCAGACAAGGCCTTCGTGGGACGTCTGGCTGTCCTCCGTGACGAGACCGGACAGCACCAGAGTCTCGCCGATGCGCAGCTGCACATCGTTCTCGGTGCGACGGGTCTTGAACGCCGGGTACTCGCCAACCTGATTGGCCTTGTCGAGCTGGCTGATCTCGGCCTGCACCTTGGTGGCGACCTGGTCGCTGCCATAGAGCTTGGGCTCGATGTTGAGCATGATGCCGAAATCCTTGTACTCCACCGAAGGACCGCTGATGCTGCTGGTTACCACCGGTACCTCGCCACCGACGGTCAGCTGCGCCTTGCCGCCGCTACGCGCGGACAGCCGCGGCGAGGCCAGGGTCAGGGCCGAGCCGTTCTTCTCCAGCAGGTTGATGCGCGATGTCAGCTCGCTGGCGATACCCCAGTAAGCATGCGAGCCCGCGTCGCCGACCACATCATTGAGGTTATCGAAGGTGCCGCTGGCACTGGGGAACTGGCCGCGATACAGATTGTTGGTGCCACCGTCGGCGTTGAAAGCCAGGGTCGGGCCGTTGATCGAAGTACTCCAGTTGACACCCAGCTCTTCCACATCGTCCTTGGCGAACTCGGTGATGCGCACGTCGAAATAGACCATCGGCGCGTCGTACTCGGAGGTCAGCTGAGCCAGTACCAGCACATCGGGATAGCTTTTCTTGACCAGTTCGATGCGGTTCAGGTCGACCTGATCGAGACTGCCATCAACCACGATCTGCCGACCGACAGCCCTGATGGTGATACCCGGGATCTGCCCGAGCATGGCCTGCACCTCGCTCAGGACCTCGGCGGCATCGGATTTGGTGGCGGCGCCCGTCTGTTCTTCGGCCAGCACGATGACGTTGTCACCGTAGGGTTTGACCGCGTCCTTGATCTGCACCAGTTGCTCGGCACTGACCCGACCGTCGACCACGACCTGGCGCCCGACAGTACGCAGACGTACGCCAGGGATGCCGGACAACATGGCACGCAGCTCAGGCAACTGGCGGTAGCCGTTACCCTTGGCGACCACCACGCTCATCTGCTCACGACTGCCATCCTCGAACCAGAAATGCACGGTGGTTTCGCCGTCCTGCTGGGCGGTGAGCACGACTTCCTCGTTCTTCAGCAGGGTGGCGCTGATCAGATCGACATTACCCACTGCCACCCGCTCGACACCAGGCGCGCTGAGCACCCGCACATCGCCGTCGTACAGTACGAGCGACGTCGGGAGTGTATTGGCCTGGGCCGACAGGCTCAGGCTGAGGATTGCCAGTATTCCGACTACAAATCGCATTGTGTTGTGCCCTGGTTGGTCTTGCCTGTTCTCATCTTGTTTTCCATCCCTTCCTACGCTGAACGCTGCAGCCCCCGAGCGAACGCAGTCACGCCGTCCGCTTCGATGCAGCCCGTTGAAAGGAGGAGCGTCATTCAAGTCGCAGCGTCTGTATCGGAATGACGCCTTGCTTGCCGGTACCACCCGGAATGAACTGGATCATTCGGGTGGTCTCCCGGCGGGCGGCGGATGGCGCGGCATCGCGCGGGGTTTCCACCCCCAGGGTGACGCCACGGGCAAGTACATTGCCGTTGTTGTCCACCACCTTGCCGTCCACCACTTTGCCGATGGCCTTGCCGTCGGCTCCGTACACGGTGTCGCCGAGCACATTGCCAAGCACCTTGCCGGACGCATCACGGACCACCTGCTGTGCGTCCTTGCGCAGACCGACCTCGGCATTGGCATTGAGATTGCCGGCCGCATCGTAGACCTTGCCGTCACGCACGGAGCCGACCTTGCGACCCTGGCTGTCGATCACGTCATCGCCCACCACGGTACCGACGACATTACCGTTGGCGTCGCGTACCACCAGCACCGCGTCGGCCATTGGCTTGCCCTCGCCATCGAGCACCGCCTGCTCGACCTTGCCAAGCACCTTGCCGTCGCTGGCGACCGCCACACCGTCCTTGACTGTCCCGATCACCTTGCCAGTGGCGTCCACCAACTTTCCGTCGACGACCTTGCCGAGCACTTTGCCGCTGGCGTCACGGACGATCTCGCCCGGCTCGCCGATCACCTTACCGGTGGCGTCGACCAGCTTGCCATT includes:
- a CDS encoding NTP/NDP exchange transporter translates to MPEPLLSRRLSAAINARPGELLPALSGFVLFFCLFAGYFMLRPIREAMGIAGGVDNLQWLFTATFVVMLVAVPLFAWLNSHVPRIRYIDWVYGFFCLNLLAFAAAFAVLDDSVWLARVFYVWISVYNLFVVSVAWSLMADVFDAPQAKRLFAFIAAGASVGGLVGPALSALLIDVIGQAGLTVLAALLLALALLLKQHLMSWRAIGGAGRPGAEQVESPRRPVAGNPFSGMTQVLRSPYLLGISAFVVLLATVSTFLYFEQARLVAELFPDRAEQVRVFGLIDIAVQAGALLSQLFISGRVAQHLGVRSLLAVVPALVCIGFLGLALAPTFAMLAGLMIVRRIGEYAFVRPGREMLFAPLDAQSKYKAKNFIDTVVYRGGDAVSGWAKSLLDLLGQGALLVALIGAACAALWGVLGWHLGSHADRVARRASTDDSLR
- a CDS encoding TadE/TadG family type IV pilus assembly protein encodes the protein MKWRAQSAQAMVEFLIIIPVLILLIFGAVQAAFIYSAKNGLNYATFQAARIGAMNNAQYDDMRRGLLRGMYPMFSQYQDEDARLAHTAAEVDNYVLITRISPDNAAFNAWAEAHDDPLGDGVGGEAIPNDNLMYRPMQQMPVSIQDANLLKIRVQYCMKLIVPMVDYLLSTTSKSIDRANSNKAPASFRDVSRNTSANYADVCRSRRGYVVTSEATVRMQSAAVDDQDQCANGGRMICP
- a CDS encoding tetratricopeptide repeat protein, coding for MRTLSLALASLLLSGCAGMLPQSNLVALQNSANQDYASGRYVQASDQYQRLARAMPSDAGVRYQLGNSLARQGDVQGAIGSYREALLRDPQHARAWHNLLQVQLREALLSAAEMQRTLNPQQPEADRALQLGERLLDVMGQPSHDAGREP
- a CDS encoding DUF192 domain-containing protein, which encodes MNAQVTHRVAGRVPTALQLERAATPWARLRGLLGRRGLPAGQGLWISPCNSVHCCFMRFAIDVLYLDAEQRILEIRHDLRPWRFSICWRARSVVELAAGECRRLHIEPGDNLRCVP
- a CDS encoding type II secretion system F family protein, encoding MTELLALLSSAGLGMAVTSTLLIFVWLLSLLPEENRAYMDPVPSWVRPIWPLVRLVSHFFCSSVPPQHMDRLDQKLQKTGALYVLTAEDFLALCITLALLFPLVAAVPMATGKSGIIWPVLLVMMAMGALLPMMWISDTHKRRDRDIIRNLPVFLEYLTMCVDAGLNFLGALQQAVDKGPDGAMKNEFRIVLRDIRSGLPRSEALQRMEERVNLKDLTTFVRSVIQAEKMGSSLRTTLQIQAQQRLEERFQRAEKTAMQAPVKLIIPLIMFIFPLTFVILLFPIVVKFMGQS
- a CDS encoding type II secretion system F family protein gives rise to the protein MNEILLLACLAALGAAVGITALLFADRVLDFFSFYRQQFSRNAEIEMADMFIFANGRQLFILNLMLLVLVPLFLHALFQILVVTVAGTLVALFVPRFVFKQMSKKRLKKFEEQLPDAFMMLSSSLQSGASLTMALENVVQQSPAPLSQEFGLLIKNIRLGVTLEDALLKLEKRIPMPSFIMASSAIRISREVGGNLVETINTMAAMLRRKRVMEGKIDSLTAQGRAQGTFMALLPVFLAGILSAIEPEAMSQLYTTRNGLMVLTVMVVMEVLGFLSIQRITRIDA
- a CDS encoding ATPase, T2SS/T4P/T4SS family, whose protein sequence is MFEIEVTYRDGKPLEKLTCTSAFCELGRARSGLIRLRGWKVAPIHARIEHSMAGLFVEDVSRGYEVRVNEAVVSRHGPLAPEDAIAIGGYLVRVRALHPQQSDEPESLTPLTTEECVAAVEATPNLHHAYMEWAQFIQGELFRALDLRRMNLDSMDHEQVRTTLSGLIDEILQQVGGRLPALNTDILRKIVLDEAIGLGPLEDLLTDSSVSEIMVNAHDDIYVERAGRLEKTAINFSSNAAVLSTIERIISPLGRRIDESSPMVDARLKDGSRVNAIIPPLALRGPCLTIRKFSEKKLTTDDLMRFGTINVPMVEFLRTAVEQRLNVVVSGGTGSGKTTLLNILSNFIPVEERVVTVEDAAELKLVQPHVVSLEARPANMEGKGQVTIRDLVRNCLRMRPDRIVVGECRGGEALDMLQAMNTGHDGSLTTGHANNPRDMLRRLEVMVLMAGMDLPVQAIREQIASAVQLIVQQTRFGDGSRRITSISEITGMEQSTIQLNEIFRFQQTGFDENGRVKGHFQATGQVPEFYEALAKRGIPVNLDIFRSGADL
- a CDS encoding type II and III secretion system protein family protein is translated as MRFVVGILAILSLSLSAQANTLPTSLVLYDGDVRVLSAPGVERVAVGNVDLISATLLKNEEVVLTAQQDGETTVHFWFEDGSREQMSVVVAKGNGYRQLPELRAMLSGIPGVRLRTVGRQVVVDGRVSAEQLVQIKDAVKPYGDNVIVLAEEQTGAATKSDAAEVLSEVQAMLGQIPGITIRAVGRQIVVDGSLDQVDLNRIELVKKSYPDVLVLAQLTSEYDAPMVYFDVRITEFAKDDVEELGVNWSTSINGPTLAFNADGGTNNLYRGQFPSASGTFDNLNDVVGDAGSHAYWGIASELTSRINLLEKNGSALTLASPRLSARSGGKAQLTVGGEVPVVTSSISGPSVEYKDFGIMLNIEPKLYGSDQVATKVQAEISQLDKANQVGEYPAFKTRRTENDVQLRIGETLVLSGLVTEDSQTSHEGLVWLKDLPFLGTLFRNKSFKGSRTELVIFITPRLLTDAPDSVNAEEINRQKKMIERYRRDVDAIELID